One Granulicella sp. 5B5 DNA window includes the following coding sequences:
- the ccsA gene encoding cytochrome c biogenesis protein CcsA, which translates to MTDTHKSSGFAGILGRTWLVLTFAVMAYGFYVAMTAPTEATMGNLYRVFFYHFPHTILSFVFPYLNLGASLLYLYWRPRNIERANAADAFAVASAELTVLYASVGLATGMLWGRAAWGIWWTWDARLTTYLLLWLSYVSYLLVRRFAAPGQTAIISAALAVFAAADIPICYMSIRWWRTQHPAPVFGGGADSGIDPSMYAAVLWNLAAWAMWGALILGVRYVVERRRQRIAAARALGYLESDLATGTHFHQEAGR; encoded by the coding sequence GTGACTGACACGCACAAGAGCAGCGGATTCGCCGGAATCCTTGGCCGCACCTGGTTGGTGCTGACCTTCGCCGTGATGGCCTACGGCTTCTATGTCGCGATGACCGCGCCCACCGAAGCCACGATGGGCAACCTCTATCGCGTCTTCTTCTACCACTTTCCGCACACCATCCTCAGCTTCGTCTTTCCGTACCTCAATCTCGGCGCCTCGCTGCTCTACCTCTACTGGCGGCCGCGCAACATCGAGCGCGCCAACGCAGCCGACGCCTTCGCTGTCGCCTCCGCCGAGCTGACCGTGCTCTACGCCAGCGTCGGCCTCGCCACCGGCATGCTCTGGGGCCGCGCCGCATGGGGCATCTGGTGGACGTGGGACGCCCGCCTCACCACCTACCTGCTCCTCTGGCTCTCCTACGTCAGCTACCTGCTGGTCCGCCGCTTCGCCGCCCCCGGCCAGACGGCCATCATCTCCGCCGCGCTGGCCGTCTTCGCCGCCGCGGACATCCCCATCTGCTACATGTCCATCCGCTGGTGGCGCACCCAGCATCCCGCCCCCGTCTTCGGCGGCGGCGCGGACTCCGGCATCGACCCCAGCATGTACGCCGCCGTGCTCTGGAACCTCGCCGCCTGGGCCATGTGGGGCGCGCTCATCCTCGGTGTTCGCTACGTCGTCGAGCGCCGCCGCCAGCGCATCGCTGCTGCCCGCGCTCTCGGCTACCTCGAAAGCGACCTCGCCACCGGCACGCACTTTCACCAGGAGGCTGGGCGATGA
- the ybaK gene encoding Cys-tRNA(Pro) deacylase: MSAKAPSKTNAARLLDALGIPYELRAYEVDPDDLTAISVAKKIGMPPEQVFKTLVTKTSDNDHLFAVVPGDSELDLKKLATAAGIRKVELASLKDVEPLTGYIRGGVTVLAAKKPFPAFADETIELFDTISISAGQRGLQILIAPADYLRATEATLADLTKTVHTESHA, from the coding sequence ATGAGCGCCAAGGCCCCCAGCAAAACCAACGCCGCACGCCTGCTCGATGCCCTCGGCATCCCCTACGAGCTTCGCGCCTACGAGGTCGACCCCGACGACCTCACCGCCATCAGCGTCGCAAAAAAAATCGGCATGCCACCCGAGCAGGTCTTCAAAACCCTCGTCACCAAAACCAGCGACAATGACCATCTCTTCGCCGTCGTCCCCGGCGACTCCGAACTTGATCTGAAAAAACTCGCCACCGCCGCAGGCATCCGCAAAGTCGAGCTCGCCTCGCTCAAGGACGTCGAGCCGCTCACCGGCTACATCCGCGGCGGCGTCACCGTGCTCGCCGCAAAGAAGCCCTTCCCTGCCTTCGCCGACGAGACCATCGAGCTCTTCGACACCATCTCCATCTCTGCCGGCCAGCGCGGCCTGCAGATCCTCATCGCGCCCGCGGATTACCTAAGAGCCACCGAGGCCACACTCGCCGACCTCACCAAGACCGTGCACACGGAGTCGCACGCATGA
- a CDS encoding heme exporter protein CcmB codes for MSYSRIVWAHLRKDLRLEWRTKDSLNGMLFFALLVVVVFAMAFDPTSYPTIARQISGGLLGVAVLFSAMTALNQSWARELNNHVLDAHRLSPAPASALFVGKALANFLFVMLVELVLAPVFTLFYNLHPLGETWKLLIILPLGTWALVVNGTFFAVLSLRTRNRESLLPLVLLPISMPALLGLIQATTAVLTGQFEPTLWIKVLVAYAVVFTTVCVLLFDTVLGGD; via the coding sequence ATGAGCTACTCCCGCATCGTCTGGGCACACCTCCGCAAAGACCTCCGCCTCGAATGGCGCACCAAGGACTCGCTCAACGGCATGCTCTTCTTCGCACTGCTCGTTGTCGTCGTCTTTGCGATGGCCTTCGACCCCACCTCCTACCCCACCATCGCGCGCCAGATCAGTGGCGGCCTCCTCGGCGTGGCCGTGCTCTTCTCCGCGATGACCGCACTGAACCAGAGCTGGGCGCGCGAGCTGAACAACCACGTCCTCGACGCGCACCGTCTCTCGCCCGCACCCGCCTCCGCGCTCTTCGTCGGCAAGGCGCTCGCCAACTTCCTCTTCGTCATGCTCGTCGAGCTGGTGCTCGCGCCCGTCTTCACCCTCTTCTACAACCTGCATCCGCTGGGCGAAACCTGGAAGCTCCTCATCATCCTCCCATTGGGCACATGGGCTTTAGTCGTCAACGGCACGTTCTTCGCCGTGCTCAGCCTCCGCACACGCAACCGCGAGTCGCTCCTGCCGCTCGTGCTGCTGCCCATCTCCATGCCGGCGCTGCTGGGCCTCATCCAGGCGACCACGGCGGTGCTCACCGGCCAGTTTGAACCCACGCTCTGGATCAAGGTCCTCGTCGCCTACGCTGTCGTCTTCACCACCGTCTGCGTGCTGCTCTTCGACACCGTCCTCGGCGGCGATTAG
- a CDS encoding MoaD/ThiS family protein, whose product MSVKVVLPTALARHTDGQKIFASEATNLPGLLAEVDTKFPALSQNIKDEQGKLRRFINVYINDEDIRFLGGDAHQFEDGDEVMLIPSIAGGCFADGD is encoded by the coding sequence GTGTCCGTGAAAGTTGTTTTACCCACCGCATTGGCGCGTCATACCGATGGCCAGAAGATCTTTGCATCGGAAGCCACAAACCTGCCGGGGTTGCTGGCTGAGGTCGATACGAAGTTTCCTGCACTCTCGCAGAACATCAAGGATGAACAGGGCAAGCTGCGCCGCTTCATCAATGTCTACATCAACGATGAGGACATCCGCTTTCTCGGCGGCGATGCGCATCAGTTTGAAGATGGTGACGAGGTCATGCTGATCCCGTCTATCGCCGGCGGGTGCTTCGCGGACGGCGATTAG
- a CDS encoding ABC transporter ATP-binding protein, producing the protein MNVIPIREETTRPASTGPAAVRLERVSRLYGSFVALREVSLALPTGSSVVLLGENGAGKSTVLKLVSGLTNPTYGRLTVFGTHPQQQRGRIGTMGHAPMLYDELTGMENLTYFAQLHGFGSTRTELESVAANALLDVGLEPNLTRRVSEYSQGMRQRASLARVLMAAPPLLLLDEPFSNLDVGSAHSMVERLLAYLSQPGADGTYRTLLMTTHQAELARPLARTTITLSAGRIASIQGDTAVEATS; encoded by the coding sequence ATGAACGTGATCCCGATCCGCGAAGAGACAACCCGCCCTGCCAGCACAGGCCCTGCAGCGGTGCGCCTGGAGCGCGTCTCACGCCTCTACGGCAGCTTCGTCGCTCTGCGCGAGGTCTCGCTCGCCCTGCCCACGGGCAGCAGCGTCGTGCTCCTTGGCGAAAACGGCGCAGGCAAATCGACCGTGCTCAAACTCGTCTCCGGCCTCACCAACCCCACCTACGGACGCCTCACCGTCTTCGGCACGCACCCGCAGCAACAGCGCGGCCGCATCGGCACCATGGGCCACGCGCCCATGCTCTACGACGAGCTCACCGGCATGGAGAACCTCACCTACTTCGCGCAGCTGCACGGCTTCGGCAGCACACGCACAGAGCTCGAGTCCGTGGCCGCCAACGCTCTGCTCGACGTCGGCCTCGAGCCCAACCTCACGCGCCGCGTCAGTGAGTACTCGCAAGGCATGCGCCAGCGCGCCTCGCTCGCCCGCGTGCTCATGGCCGCACCACCACTCCTCCTACTCGACGAGCCGTTCTCCAACCTCGACGTCGGCTCCGCACACAGCATGGTCGAACGCCTCCTCGCCTACCTCTCGCAGCCCGGCGCCGACGGCACCTACCGCACGCTGCTGATGACCACGCATCAGGCCGAGCTCGCCCGCCCGCTCGCGCGCACCACCATCACACTCAGCGCTGGCCGCATCGCGTCCATCCAGGGCGACACCGCCGTGGAGGCCACCTCATGA
- a CDS encoding TIM-barrel domain-containing protein, translating into MRQLLYACAAALLMTGVCAQAQQLTLTRGEVTVSVEGYATNIARVTLSLDRQRALAGPGYGITAKADGNGWSAASDESGDTLRSSQMVVHVAPQGKPYKPTGTAADIAKFFGGSTPWVGLKVSTPDGKTLVDMQGWEMSVPNYKDGDHDILYDRRPTDDPFYRVGATFVAPKDEHYYGLGQNQLGFMDRSGHVVRCAHDYDAPGGQSVCVPFVVTNKGYGIVWDNPSRTTVAFAIGDQTKWTSDVGQRVSFFVIAGKTYDEIYEGYRKLTGDVPMLPKSAYGYIQCKQRYTSQAELMAVAKGYRERHLPIDDLVIDWFSYTKMGQMDMDPAKWPDPVAMNRELHAMNYHVMISVWPRFVPEDRYYSTLLKNGWFEHLADGTPTNGLPYDRAGSDIDTTNPEAAKWYWSVIKENYVAKGFDAFWADETEPDLPPNGSYFHIGPGTEFFNVYPLFHTAAFYNGMRKDMDERALILARDSYLGAQHNGTIFWSSDIAPTWDVLRRQVPTGINFVASGMPYWSTDIGGWQYLPKVHKAERPVLIDPSDARAEVGGYDDYPELYVRWFEYGAFQPNFRSHGSRPENEVWSYGKQAEPILEKYLRLRYQLMPYLYSLGWSAHETGAPFMRGLFMDFGDDPETANIGDEYMFGPALLVAPVTEQGMTSRSVYLPAGTDWYNYWTNERLHGGQRITVNAPIDTIPLFVRAGSILPLGTAVESTNEVQKIAAVKVYPGADGDFDLYRDDGKTYAYEHGAYTVVHLHWDDVARKLTHRGGDVGFAGGAEKVEVVEAQ; encoded by the coding sequence ATGCGACAACTTCTGTACGCCTGCGCTGCAGCCCTATTGATGACAGGTGTCTGCGCGCAGGCGCAGCAACTGACGCTGACGCGCGGCGAGGTGACGGTTTCGGTTGAGGGCTATGCGACGAATATTGCACGCGTGACGCTGAGTTTGGATCGGCAGCGTGCGCTTGCTGGTCCCGGTTATGGGATCACAGCCAAGGCGGATGGCAATGGTTGGAGCGCAGCGTCGGACGAGAGTGGCGATACGCTGCGGTCGTCGCAGATGGTGGTGCATGTTGCGCCGCAGGGCAAGCCGTACAAACCGACGGGGACCGCGGCTGATATTGCGAAGTTCTTCGGTGGGTCGACGCCTTGGGTGGGGTTGAAGGTGTCGACGCCGGACGGGAAGACGCTGGTGGATATGCAGGGTTGGGAGATGTCGGTACCGAACTACAAGGACGGTGACCATGACATCCTCTACGACAGGCGGCCGACGGATGATCCGTTCTATCGGGTTGGGGCGACGTTTGTGGCGCCGAAGGATGAGCACTACTACGGGCTGGGGCAGAACCAGCTGGGGTTTATGGACCGGAGCGGGCATGTGGTGCGGTGTGCGCATGACTACGATGCTCCGGGCGGGCAGAGTGTGTGCGTGCCGTTCGTGGTGACCAACAAGGGCTATGGCATTGTGTGGGACAACCCGTCGCGGACGACGGTGGCGTTTGCCATCGGGGACCAGACGAAGTGGACCTCCGATGTTGGGCAGCGCGTGTCGTTCTTCGTTATTGCGGGCAAGACCTATGATGAGATCTACGAGGGCTACCGCAAGCTGACGGGCGATGTGCCGATGCTGCCGAAGTCAGCGTATGGATACATCCAGTGCAAGCAGCGGTACACGTCGCAGGCGGAGTTGATGGCCGTGGCCAAAGGCTATCGTGAGCGGCATCTGCCGATCGACGACCTGGTGATCGACTGGTTCAGCTATACCAAGATGGGGCAGATGGACATGGACCCGGCGAAGTGGCCTGATCCGGTGGCGATGAACCGCGAACTCCATGCGATGAACTATCACGTGATGATCAGTGTGTGGCCGCGGTTTGTGCCGGAAGACCGTTACTACTCGACGCTGTTAAAGAATGGATGGTTTGAGCACCTGGCCGATGGGACGCCGACGAATGGCTTGCCGTATGACCGCGCGGGCTCGGACATTGATACGACTAACCCTGAGGCCGCGAAGTGGTACTGGAGCGTGATCAAGGAGAACTATGTTGCCAAGGGCTTCGATGCGTTCTGGGCCGATGAGACGGAGCCTGACCTGCCACCGAATGGGAGCTACTTCCACATTGGGCCGGGGACGGAGTTCTTCAATGTGTATCCGCTGTTCCATACGGCTGCGTTTTACAACGGGATGCGCAAGGACATGGATGAACGGGCGCTGATTCTGGCGCGCGACAGCTATCTTGGCGCACAGCACAATGGAACGATTTTTTGGTCGAGTGACATTGCGCCGACGTGGGATGTGCTGCGGCGGCAGGTGCCGACGGGGATCAACTTCGTGGCTTCGGGGATGCCGTACTGGAGCACTGATATTGGCGGCTGGCAGTATCTGCCGAAGGTGCATAAGGCAGAGCGGCCGGTGCTGATCGACCCATCGGACGCACGGGCAGAGGTCGGCGGCTATGACGACTACCCGGAACTGTATGTGAGGTGGTTCGAGTATGGTGCGTTCCAGCCAAACTTCCGGTCGCACGGAAGCCGGCCGGAGAACGAGGTGTGGTCTTATGGCAAGCAGGCGGAGCCGATCCTGGAGAAGTATCTGCGGCTGCGGTATCAGTTGATGCCTTATCTCTACTCGCTGGGCTGGAGTGCGCATGAGACGGGAGCACCGTTTATGCGTGGACTGTTCATGGACTTTGGCGACGATCCGGAAACGGCGAACATTGGCGATGAGTATATGTTCGGGCCGGCGCTGCTGGTGGCTCCGGTGACGGAGCAGGGGATGACCTCGCGCAGCGTGTATCTGCCTGCTGGGACGGACTGGTACAACTACTGGACCAACGAGCGCCTGCACGGCGGGCAACGCATTACGGTGAATGCGCCGATCGATACGATACCGCTATTCGTGCGGGCTGGGTCGATTCTGCCGCTGGGAACCGCCGTGGAGAGCACGAATGAGGTGCAGAAGATTGCGGCGGTGAAGGTCTATCCGGGAGCGGATGGCGATTTTGATCTGTATCGCGACGATGGGAAGACCTATGCGTATGAGCATGGGGCCTATACCGTTGTGCATCTGCATTGGGACGATGTGGCGAGAAAGCTGACGCATCGCGGTGGCGATGTGGGGTTCGCCGGTGGAGCGGAGAAGGTTGAGGTGGTGGAGGCGCAGTAG
- the thrC gene encoding threonine synthase — protein sequence MEVSGTVSPCQTKYELRCNECGKSFGNRPLSACDDCLAPLEVHYDLESVRGRFTRETVAAGPANIWRYKALLPIPEGYEPDLPVGFTPLVRAKNLGKRIGATNLYVKNDSVCFPTLSFKDRVVSVALANAQAFGFTTVGCSSTGNLANSVAAQAARLGIKATILVPADLEAAKILNTQVYGARLVRIDGNYDHVNRLCTQIADEYNWGFVNVNLRPYYAEGSKTVGYEIAEQLGWKLPDNVVCPMAGGSLIRKIRKAFKELIELGLVEPKEVRFFGAQATGCSPISQAVKNGWDYIEPQRPNTIARSLAIGNPADGPAAAKMIRETGGWAEDVSDVEIVAGIQELAETEGIFTETAGGVTTAVTARLYAHGRISQDETTVVCITGNGLKTTDALEGRFAAEPAVKPKLAAFDEYLRSVDSSLVSANATEEGELVSFDAEGVELTLVGGVQ from the coding sequence ATGGAAGTGTCCGGTACGGTGTCTCCCTGTCAGACGAAGTATGAGCTGCGCTGCAACGAGTGCGGCAAGAGCTTTGGCAACCGCCCGCTTTCGGCGTGCGATGACTGTCTGGCGCCGCTCGAGGTTCACTATGACCTGGAGAGCGTGCGCGGACGGTTTACGCGCGAGACCGTCGCCGCGGGCCCTGCGAACATCTGGCGCTACAAGGCGCTGCTGCCCATCCCTGAAGGCTATGAGCCGGACCTGCCGGTGGGCTTTACGCCGCTGGTGCGCGCGAAGAACCTGGGCAAGCGCATCGGTGCAACAAACCTGTATGTGAAGAACGATTCGGTGTGCTTCCCGACGCTGAGCTTCAAGGACCGTGTGGTGTCCGTGGCGCTGGCGAATGCGCAGGCGTTTGGGTTTACGACGGTCGGCTGCTCTTCGACGGGCAACCTGGCGAACTCGGTGGCAGCGCAGGCGGCGCGGCTGGGCATCAAGGCGACGATCCTGGTGCCGGCTGATCTTGAGGCGGCGAAGATCCTGAACACGCAGGTGTATGGCGCGCGGCTGGTGCGCATCGACGGCAACTACGACCACGTGAACCGGCTGTGTACGCAGATTGCTGACGAGTACAACTGGGGCTTTGTGAATGTGAATCTGCGGCCGTACTACGCGGAAGGGTCAAAGACTGTTGGCTACGAGATTGCGGAGCAGCTTGGCTGGAAACTGCCAGACAATGTGGTGTGCCCGATGGCCGGCGGCTCACTGATTCGGAAGATCCGCAAGGCGTTCAAGGAGCTGATCGAGCTCGGCCTGGTTGAGCCGAAGGAGGTGCGCTTCTTTGGTGCGCAGGCTACGGGCTGCTCGCCGATCTCGCAAGCGGTGAAGAACGGTTGGGACTACATTGAGCCGCAGCGGCCGAACACGATCGCGCGTTCGCTCGCCATCGGCAACCCTGCTGACGGGCCTGCCGCCGCGAAGATGATTCGCGAGACGGGCGGTTGGGCCGAGGATGTTTCGGATGTCGAGATCGTTGCGGGCATCCAGGAACTGGCTGAGACTGAGGGCATTTTTACCGAGACTGCTGGCGGTGTAACGACTGCGGTGACCGCGCGGCTGTATGCGCATGGCCGTATCTCGCAGGATGAGACGACCGTGGTGTGCATCACCGGCAATGGTCTGAAGACCACCGATGCGCTCGAAGGCCGCTTTGCTGCCGAGCCCGCGGTGAAGCCGAAGCTCGCGGCGTTTGATGAGTATCTGCGTTCGGTGGACAGCTCGCTGGTGAGCGCCAACGCAACAGAAGAAGGCGAGCTGGTGAGCTTCGATGCAGAAGGCGTCGAGCTTACGCTCGTGGGAGGAGTGCAGTAG
- a CDS encoding YncE family protein: MLSLPQPLLERPRLLALAALALPILLGGCNRYRFPVYPASYHEFAYVSDGANNTVTVLDLVYLRRDRVLQVGRDPSGMAVNPVRNEVYVANAGSDSITVIDAETNTVVHTIGVHRTPYSIAVAPDGKRAYVANSGSNTVSVIDLDQRREIGVAATGEAPGVVRVAPDNRSLVVSNRIAGSLSVYSINPKDDAHPLTFRDAFSGCPGATDVAIIPDSSKAFVTCSGGHSVMAVWLAADPDSWRGKQDASLQHDQLLTLLDVGKTPTHLVVKPDGGEVFSTNFDSDSISEISTWTNEVLGTYIVGNKPASAVISRDNSSLWVSDFGSESATMYSIDDGRAEASVHTGARPDALAFSTDEHLLLVTDAGSADVSVIRMQDKNGPTLFTLLPAGSQPNDIVIKQFNAHLPSH, from the coding sequence GTGCTTTCACTTCCCCAACCTCTTCTCGAACGGCCCCGACTCCTCGCGCTCGCAGCACTGGCGCTACCTATTCTCCTCGGCGGCTGCAACCGCTACCGCTTCCCTGTCTACCCGGCCAGCTATCATGAGTTCGCCTACGTCTCCGATGGCGCGAACAACACCGTCACCGTGCTCGACCTCGTCTACCTGCGCCGCGACCGCGTGCTGCAGGTCGGCCGCGACCCCAGCGGCATGGCCGTCAACCCCGTCCGCAACGAGGTCTACGTCGCCAACGCCGGCTCCGACTCCATCACCGTCATCGACGCCGAGACCAACACCGTCGTCCACACCATCGGCGTCCATCGCACGCCCTACTCCATCGCCGTCGCGCCCGACGGCAAACGCGCCTACGTCGCCAACTCCGGCTCCAACACAGTCTCCGTCATCGACCTCGACCAGCGCCGCGAGATCGGCGTCGCCGCCACCGGCGAGGCCCCCGGAGTCGTCCGCGTCGCGCCGGACAACCGCTCCCTCGTCGTCAGCAACCGTATCGCCGGCAGCCTCTCCGTCTACTCCATCAACCCGAAGGACGACGCGCACCCGCTCACCTTCCGCGACGCCTTCTCCGGCTGTCCCGGCGCCACCGACGTCGCCATCATCCCAGACTCCTCCAAGGCCTTCGTCACCTGCTCCGGCGGCCACAGCGTCATGGCCGTCTGGCTCGCCGCCGACCCCGACTCCTGGCGCGGCAAGCAGGACGCCTCCCTGCAGCACGACCAGCTGCTCACCCTGCTCGACGTCGGCAAGACCCCCACGCATCTCGTCGTAAAGCCGGACGGTGGCGAGGTCTTCTCCACCAACTTCGACTCCGACAGCATCTCCGAGATCTCCACCTGGACCAACGAGGTCCTCGGCACCTACATCGTCGGCAACAAGCCCGCCAGCGCCGTCATCAGCCGCGACAACTCCAGCCTCTGGGTCTCCGACTTCGGCTCCGAGTCTGCCACCATGTACTCCATCGACGACGGCCGCGCCGAGGCCAGCGTCCACACCGGCGCCCGCCCGGACGCCCTCGCCTTCTCCACCGACGAGCACCTGCTGCTGGTCACCGACGCCGGCTCCGCCGACGTCTCCGTCATCCGCATGCAGGACAAGAACGGCCCTACCCTCTTCACCCTGCTCCCCGCCGGCAGCCAGCCGAACGACATCGTCATCAAGCAGTTCAACGCCCACCTGCCGTCACACTAA